A genomic segment from Drosophila miranda strain MSH22 chromosome 3, D.miranda_PacBio2.1, whole genome shotgun sequence encodes:
- the LOC117187722 gene encoding 28S ribosomal protein S29, mitochondrial — protein sequence MKMFRKQLGNLSRVSTQLQRNVVKLSTNAEASPIEEAAAASVNEFRTAVANPGEHSALHVAKFYTIPVEQKKQIFTGGGLPKQYEQQIKTFTEPCLMVRSPALELLHYIKNADLTKPVVRYVLYGDNGVGKTLTMAHVLHYGAINDFLLVHVPWAPNWMKRPKEASNASQEGMLDLPFDAAAWLVHFKTQNAKLLQQLQLKTNKEYVWSKRESTPAGSSLIELVEHGIARIKYATDTTVALISELKQLSTAGQCKIMVAIDGFNAFFHPETRIFSDNKQRVTPDRITLTQPFLDITNYDWTNGVCILSVDKIAMTEGYMDSYMPRYLLGTEGFEHIDPFVPIHVENYTDKEFHSYINYYLDRHWINKTPQGFEEQLKFMSNKNPYTLMQLVKAL from the coding sequence ATGAAAATGTTTCGAAAACAGTTGGGAAACCTGTCTCGTGTCTCCACACAACTTCAGCGCAATGTTGTGAAACTGTCCACGAATGCGGAAGCCTCTCCCATTGAGGAAGCAGCGGCAGCTAGCGTGAACGAGTTCCGCACGGCCGTTGCCAATCCCGGCGAGCACTCGGCCCTGCATGTGGCCAAATTCTACACCATACCAGTGGAGCAGAAAAAGCAAATCTTCACCGGCGGTGGCCTGCCCAAACAGTACGAACAGCAGATAAAGACTTTCACCGAACCCTGCCTCATGGTGCGGTCGCCGGCGCTGGAGCTGCTCCACTACATTAAGAACGCAGATCTGACGAAGCCCGTGGTGCGCTATGTGCTCTATGGAGACAATGGTGTGGGCAAGACATTGACCATGGCCCATGTTCTTCACTACGGAGCTATAAATGATTTTCTGCTGGTGCATGTACCCTGGGCGCCCAATTGGATGAAACGGCCCAAGGAGGCATCCAACGCCTCACAGGAGGGTATGCTTGATCTGCCCTTCGATGCGGCCGCTTGGCTGGTGCATTTCAAAACGCAGAATGCCAAGCTGCTCCAGCAACTGCAGCTGAAGACGAACAAGGAGTATGTGTGGAGCAAGCGTGAGAGTACACCGGCAGGCTCGTCCCTTATAGAGCTAGTAGAGCATGGCATAGCGCGCATAAAGTATGCCACCGATACAACAGTCGCTTTGATTTCAGAGCTGAAACAGCTTTCGACGGCGGGACAGTGCAAAATAATGGTGGCCATCGATGGCTTCAACGCCTTTTTCCACCCCGAGACTCGTATCTTCTCGGACAACAAGCAGCGGGTGACCCCAGATCGCATTACGCTGACACAGCCCTTCCTAGACATCACCAACTACGACTGGACCAATGGAGTTTGCATTCTGTCAGTCGATAAGATCGCCATGACCGAGGGCTACATGGACTCGTATATGCCACGCTATCTGCTGGGTACAGAGGGCTTTGAGCACATCGACCCCTTTGTGCCTATTCATGTAGAAAACTACACGGACAAGGAGTTCCACAGCTACATAAACTACTACTTGGACCGCCACTGGATCAACAAGACGCCGCAGGGCTTCGAGGAGCAGCTGAAGTTCATGAGCAATAAGAATCCTTACACGCTCATGCAGCTCGTAAAGGCATTGTAG